The following proteins are encoded in a genomic region of candidate division WOR-3 bacterium:
- a CDS encoding aromatic amino acid lyase, which produces MAIKLDGSSLTIEKVVRIARHKEKVELTPEAIERIKECRKMLEDKIEAREIMYGVNTGIGEFSEVILTEEQTKQFQRYLIYNHAAGIGDPAPIEHVRGAMAGRINVLAKGKSGCRPEIAMTLVEMLNKGVTPVVCQKGSVGASGDLAPMSQIALLLLGEGEAYYNGERLPGKTAMERAGIPIPGLKARDGLAVINGSNLLTAISALQLYDINRWLKQAEIACAMTLEALFANMKPYDVRLHKARGFPGAVRSATAIMKCIEGSDLLSGKIKVKVQDAYSMRSSPQVIGAAHDAVAYARKQVEIELNGVGDNPVFFPEYKLTLTGANFQGSPISLPMDMVGAAVTMVSVLSERRFNRLNNPALSVGLPAFLTKGAGMMSGMMLSQYTADTLIVEQRILSMPASIMSIPAAADQEDFVSMGMNTVLKNAQILDNAYGILGIEFMGAAQALDFRDLTPGKGVLAAKKVIRKYIEHLDEDRPLHNDHTKMKELVKSCEILQEVENTVGSLG; this is translated from the coding sequence ATGGCGATTAAACTTGATGGAAGCAGTTTAACCATTGAAAAAGTTGTAAGAATTGCCCGGCATAAAGAAAAGGTCGAACTTACCCCGGAAGCAATAGAGCGGATAAAAGAATGCCGTAAGATGCTGGAGGATAAAATAGAAGCACGTGAAATTATGTACGGCGTCAACACCGGCATCGGTGAATTCTCTGAAGTGATATTGACCGAGGAACAGACCAAACAGTTCCAGAGATATCTTATATATAATCACGCGGCAGGCATAGGCGACCCCGCTCCGATCGAACATGTAAGAGGCGCCATGGCGGGCAGGATAAATGTTCTTGCCAAGGGTAAATCGGGTTGTCGACCCGAAATCGCAATGACTCTTGTCGAGATGTTGAATAAAGGTGTAACACCGGTCGTCTGTCAAAAAGGGTCAGTCGGCGCCTCGGGTGACCTCGCTCCGATGTCACAGATTGCTTTACTCCTGCTGGGTGAAGGCGAAGCATACTACAACGGCGAAAGGCTGCCCGGCAAAACGGCGATGGAACGGGCGGGAATCCCCATCCCCGGGTTGAAGGCACGGGATGGTTTAGCCGTGATCAACGGTTCGAATCTACTCACCGCAATCAGTGCCCTGCAGTTGTACGATATAAATCGCTGGTTGAAACAAGCCGAGATCGCCTGCGCCATGACCCTGGAGGCGCTGTTTGCAAATATGAAACCCTATGATGTACGCCTGCACAAAGCACGTGGATTTCCCGGCGCTGTCAGATCCGCAACGGCGATAATGAAATGCATCGAAGGCAGTGACCTGCTTTCCGGCAAAATTAAAGTAAAAGTCCAGGATGCATATTCAATGCGCTCATCTCCCCAGGTGATCGGCGCTGCACACGATGCAGTAGCCTATGCACGAAAGCAGGTGGAGATTGAATTGAACGGTGTAGGAGACAACCCTGTATTTTTCCCGGAATATAAGTTGACTCTCACCGGTGCCAATTTTCAGGGAAGCCCGATTTCATTACCGATGGATATGGTCGGTGCAGCCGTAACAATGGTCAGTGTCCTCTCTGAACGGCGCTTTAATCGTTTAAACAATCCCGCTCTAAGCGTCGGTTTACCGGCATTTCTTACAAAAGGAGCGGGAATGATGTCCGGTATGATGCTGAGCCAATACACCGCTGACACATTGATCGTCGAGCAGAGGATACTCTCAATGCCTGCATCCATTATGTCCATACCCGCAGCCGCAGACCAGGAAGATTTCGTCTCCATGGGAATGAACACCGTCCTCAAGAACGCCCAGATCCTGGATAACGCCTACGGCATACTGGGGATAGAATTCATGGGAGCAGCCCAGGCATTGGACTTCCGTGATCTAACTCCGGGCAAAGGCGTGCTGGCGGCTAAAAAAGTCATCCGTAAATATATCGAGCATCTTGATGAAGACCGACCTTTACATAATGACCACACAAAGATGAAAGAACTGGTCAAATCGTGTGAAATTCTGCAAGAGGTGGAGAATACCGTAGGCAGTCTCGGTTGA